Proteins encoded in a region of the Inquilinus sp. KBS0705 genome:
- a CDS encoding dihydrofolate reductase has translation MTISIIVAIAQNYAIGKNNQLLWHMPKDLKHFKTVTSGRTIIMGRKTYESVGKPLPNRRNIVVTRQAITIPGCEVVKSIDEGLALCAHEDEVFIGGGAEIYRQAMDKTDRIYLTIIHKDFDADTFFPEIDYEQWHEVSREYNEPDDKNPLPYSFITLNRR, from the coding sequence ATGACCATATCCATCATCGTCGCTATTGCTCAAAACTACGCCATTGGTAAAAACAACCAGTTGCTTTGGCATATGCCTAAGGACTTGAAGCATTTTAAAACTGTAACATCGGGCCGTACCATTATTATGGGGCGCAAAACGTATGAGTCGGTAGGTAAACCGCTGCCCAACCGCCGCAATATTGTGGTTACCAGGCAAGCTATTACCATACCGGGCTGCGAAGTGGTAAAATCAATTGACGAGGGCCTGGCCCTTTGCGCGCACGAGGACGAAGTATTTATTGGCGGCGGGGCCGAAATTTACCGCCAGGCTATGGACAAAACCGACCGCATATATTTAACCATTATACATAAAGACTTTGATGCCGATACGTTTTTCCCCGAAATAGACTATGAGCAATGGCATGAGGTAAGCCGTGAATATAACGAGCCTGATGACAAAAACCCCCTTCCCTACTCTT